The genomic window CAagtgaaaatacgaaaaaaataacGGTCACACTAATATACATATCATAAAAAGTAAATACTTTTTTCCTGTCGCCGCTTGACGCTCAAACGAGTGGACGAATTTTAACCAAACTTACACACAGGTCAGGTACATGGCCCCGCATCGttcttttgtacttttttctgaaatcggaaaagggggcatggcacctcccatacaaatgggatctcTCATACTCAATATCTTTGGAAGTGTTAATGCTACACTACTGAAGTTCGGTAAGGCGGTGTGTAAGGTAAGTCCCTATCCCCATACCTATCcctttttgaaattggaaaagggggcgtggcacctcacaTACAAATAggatctttcatactcaatatTTATGCAGCTATTAATCCTAGActactgaaatttggtaaggcgttatataaggtaagtatctatccttatttttatccctttttgaaatcggaaaaggGGGCGCGGCACCTCTCATATTTCCCTATTGAACGAACATATTTTTTACCTTTTCCGCACTCTTTTTTATTCCCTATTTCTAATTTACAATAAGAAATTTCCTCCATATCACTTATCTATCTatacatattataaaaagtaaacaGTTTTTTCTTGACGccgaaaagggggcgtggcacctcccatacaaatgggatctttcataCTCTATATCTTTGGAAGTATAAATGATAGACTATTGAAAATTGGTAAGGCGTTTTATAAGGTAAGTCCCTATCCCCATCCCCATCCCTATCCATTTCCCtattgaacaaacatattttttgcctTTTCCTCACTTTTTTTTATTCCGTATACTTAATTTACAATAAGAAATTTCCTACAAATCacttatgtatatgcacataaaatatttcaaatttcaaaattgtttccaaATAATTCTGTTGTATGAATATTTTCGGTTCTATCTGTTCAGCAGGTAGCCGCCTGCGATTTCAAATTAAGAAAACTCATTCAAAGACATACATACAACTTTAAGGATCTGTGATCCTTTCACTGAAAAATATTAAAGGGCCTGTCGACGACTTTAAATAAAAGGCGaaagttttttatgtatttagaTTACATTTAATTAACACggtaaaactttaaataaaatacaacagATTTAAAAGGCAATATTAACTTGACATGACGCGTTAAAAAAATTGCTGCCCTTGCTGGCCACTCGACTCGTCTTCTTTTCGATAACTGTGCTGCTGTTCAATTTGGTACCTGTATAAATACAAATGTGTGCACAATGAAAGAACAGCAAAATCATACGATTATGCCGCTATGCATTGAAATTGCAGTAATGTTCAAAGCAATAAACAACATTAGCATGTATTTGTTATTGTATGGTTTTCTATGTTGGAAAGTGCACCGTAACTTGTATTAAAAAGGTAAATAACTGAGCAGACAATAAGATCAGCTCAGTAGCCCagcaatatattttaatttgcgttgtttgctaaatttattataaaatgacaTCCCACCCCTCGGTGGATCCGCATGAGGATTCACCAACCATCAAAGCGGCTAGCTTACTGGCTGGTCGACGTATTAATCCGGATGCGGTTCGAACCACATCACTCCGTACTTGGCCGTCTTTCGCAGTGAATACCTCCGTCACCCGACCTCGCATCCACTTGCTTCGTGGTACAGTGTGATCACACACAATCACTAATTGCCCCGGTTTTAAAGGCGTTGCCTGATCTCTCCATTTAGAGCGTCGTAAAAGTTGAGGCAAGTATTCGGTGGTCCATCTCTTCCACAGTCGATCTTTTATATTTTGCGATATTCGCCATTGTTTACGAAGGCATACATGCTCGTCGTTTATACTAGGAGTTTGCGTTGAGTTGAGGCATCCTAGCAGAAAGTGGTTGGGTGTCAAGGGCTCCTCGTATTGTGGCGTTACAGGCAGTTCAGTTAGCGGGCGGCTGTTTACGATGTTTTCGGCTTCTATCAGTACGCTTCTGAACGTTTCCAGTCGCGGAGTTTCTTCCTTTAAGACTCGTTGTAATAACCTTTTGATACATTGTACGAGGCGCTCCCAGCAACCTCCTGCTGATGGGTTAGATGGACAATTGAATACCCATTGAATATTTTGGCGAGACATTTCCTGTTCAATAAGATTAAAGTCAAATAAACGGTTTTCTTCATTAAGTTCTTTTTGGGCTCCCACGAAGTTAGTACCGTTGTCGTTTCTAATCTTCACTGGCACTCCTGGGCGGTTGACAAAATTTCTAAAGGTAATAATAAATGCGTCAGTCGATAGATCTTCCGCTATTTCTAAGTGTATGGCTCGTGTTGTCAGGCACGTGAATAGGGCAACCCATCGCTTCTCCCTTCTTCGACCAATTGCAACAAAAAATGGCCCACAGCGAAATGGCGAACGTATGGTGTAAGGCGATCTGTTGGCAACTGACCCATGAGTGGTGTAGCTGGCTTCGCATTGTTGTAAATGCACACTGGACACTCCCTCTTGATGGATTTCAACACGGCACTTAGGCGTGGAACCCAAAATTTTTGGCGTATTTCATTTATTGCCAGACGATCATTTTGGTGATGCAGCTTACTATGGTATTGCTGGACGATTAGACGCGTGACGTGGTGATTTTGTGGCAGAATTACAGGACGACGCGCGGAAAGAGGTAAACAATAGGCGGCATCAATTCTACCGTTGACCTTCAACAAACCATCATCGTCTAAAAACGGCGTTAGCTGATATATGGCTGATGACTTCGATATTGACTTCTTCGTTTTAATGGAATGTATTTCTTCGGCGAATGATTCGGTTTGAACTTGACGTAAAATAGTTTTTTCCGCATCGGCAATTTCCATGGCGTTTAATTCCCCCTTGTGACGAATATCACATCTAGTGTTTTTAGCGAACCTTAGTACCCAGGCCAGAACTCTGGTGAgctttaaatataaagaaaaattacaaaatttgattggatattccccttggttTGTAAGTATGACTCTTTTAGGTGCTTCCTCCACAGCACATTGTTCAGACATCAATTCGCATGTTTCCCGCGGCCAGCGTGCTTCTTCTTCATGGAGAAAGGATGGACCATTCAGCCATCTTGACCGTGTACCGTAATGAAATGTTGTAGACGTTCTCGTTGCTTCGTCTGCTACGTTAAGCGCTGTAGGAACCCATCGCCATTGATCCGATGTTGTCGTACTTAAAATCTCAGCTATGCGGAATGCGACAAACTGTTTGTACGTTGTGCTAGTTGAACGAATCCACAATATGACAGTTTTGGAATCGCTCCAAAATGTTGTACTATTGATGCGAAAGTCATGACACCCCAAAACTGCGGCTTGTAGCTCTAAACGTGGTATTGTCATACCCTTGAGTGGTGTGCATCTTGCTTTGGCCGAAACCAGCGTAACATCTACCTCGTTCCCTCGTTTTATTCGGAGATATCCGACGGCGGCGTATGCCGAGGAACTTGCATCCACAAAAATATATAATTGAATATCATCAGCAACAGACAATAATGCAGAATAACAGCGCGGCACCGTGAAATTCTTCACCGACTGAAAATTTTCCCACCATGTCTTCCATTGATGTGCCAAGTCTTGAGGTACTACCTCATCCCACTCAATTTCTAGTCGCCATAATGACTGAACTAACAGCTTCAAAAATATGGTGATGTTTGCCAGAAGTCCGAATGGGTCATAAATTTACATAGATATGCCTAACAGTTCTCGCTTTGTTGGCGTTCGCGTGCCATTCAGAACATCCCGGGCGATTTTGTGAAACTGAAATTGAAATTCAAGAGCATCATTAGTGGTATTCCAATAAATACCAAGCACCTTTTCAGTTTTTGTATTGCGATCCATTTTGACGAGTTCCGAGTTACTATCTAAATTTTCCCCATTTAATTTGTATTGAACCTCTTTATTGTTACATATAAAATTGCGTAATTTAAAACCCGCGGTGGCATTTATTTTAATGGCTTCTTTTGTGATATTTAGAGCTTCTTCGGCGCTATCAAAGCTTATGACCAGATCGTCAACGTATGTGTTCGCTATGACAGCATGGCTACCACCTGGCATGGCGGTCTCAAATTTAGCGGCGTTGGCGTTCTTTATATATTCGGCGCAGCAAGGTGAACAAATAGCTCCAAATATCATCGACGACATTACATAGGTAGAGATTGGTTCGTTTAACTTACCATCTCGCCACAAAAAACGTTGAGAATCTTGATCTTTATCAATTATTCGTACCTGAGAGAACATCTCTTGTATATCTCCGGCTACTGCAATAATACCTTGGCGAAATTTATGGATGATCGCTATAAGCGGTTGCGCTTGTTCCGGGCCCTTCAGTAGTGCGGAGTTTAACGATGTAGAATTTGTAACGGCGGCTGCGTCAAAGACAATACGCAGTTTTCCCGGCTTCGACGGATTAACAACACCAAAATGAGGGAGATACCATGTTTTGGGATTTTCAATAGCGGCTTCATCTTGTGTCAGCTTTCTGGCATACCCCTTTTCTATATATAATTTTCAGCATAAACAGCATCCTTCTGCATTCTACACTCAGTACTCAATAGGCGCTGCTTCGCCATTGCATAACTCGACGGGAGTTCGGTAAAATCTTGTCTCCAAAGCAATCCTACTTCATACCTCTGGCCGATGTTTTTTGTGGTTTCTAACAAGATTTTCCTGGCTCGCTGATTTTCATCCGATTCTAATACGATTTTGGTACTCCGGACTCCAAAGCTCTCATTTGAAAAATACTCCTCCATTAAATTGTTTAATTGTTTATATGATTCCGACTTACGTATATGAAGCACCCTGGGCATGTCAACGCTTTCTTGTTGGTGTGGTCCGTATACCACCCAACCCAACTTAGTTTCCACTGCTACTGGTTGATCATGTCCGGCTTCGACGACTTTGTTGGACAAACACAAGTGACAATTGTCCAAACCCAACAGTAAGACTGGTTCGACATCTTCATAGTTCTCTATAGGCAAAGATTTTAAATGATTAAACCTACTTTTTTCAAATGATTGCTTTGGCAAATGGAGACCCTTTATCGTATGGACGTTTTTCAGTGAGTATGTATGGCGACTATTTACTTCTCCTATTTCAAGAGACATTTTCCTGGCGGTTTCTGTTGTCTGGCTGTCACCGTACCATTGAAGAGTGAGAGGCATGACACGACCTCGTAGACCTAACTGTGTTGCGACATCTTCTTCCAAAAGCGACACTGATGACCCTTCATCGAACATCGCGTAGACAGACATTTTTCCTCGAGGACCTGACAATGTAACTGGGACAACTTTAAAAAGACTGGTTACCTGGTCCTTTCGACAATTCAAAATTCGTTCCCGGTCGGACGACGACGTAGATGATGATCCCATATCCTTGTGCAACATCTTATGATGCATACGTTTGCAACCGTTGATGGAACATTGCTTGCGGCGACGACAATTTAAAAGGCTATGACCTTTTACCAGGCATCCAAAACAAAGACGGTGTTGTTTGACCAGTGACCACTTGTTGACTAGGTCGAGCGACTGAAATCTTTGGCATTCTGGCAAAGCGTGAGCTTCGTTGCGTGAAGGACATGCCAGTTGCTCGTGGTTGCTATGAAGAACTCTGCGAGCCGACCCTCCATTTGGTCCGGACTGACGATTAGTTTGTGAATTATATCGCGGCTGTGGTAATGTTTGTTGGCTAGAACGCAGAGAACTGTTACTAACCCCGGGCATAGTCGCCACTACTTTTGCCAAATCgctcaaccaatttgaaaatacGTCAACAGTGGGGAAACGGGGAGCATTAGCGGCATACTTACTCCATTCAAATTGTTTGGATGAAGGAAGCTTAGAAACCAATTGTTCCAGCAACATGGGATTCATAAGATGGTGTTCACATTTGGCTGACTTAAAAACGCTGAAATATTGGCGATACGATTCGAAAATTGTAATATCTGCTCAAGGTGGCTATCGTTAATGGCAGGAAACTGCTGCACTTTCTGCAATTGGCAGCGTATCAGCAAGTCCTGGCGTCCAAAGTTGAATTCAAGTTCCTTCATAACTTTTGGAACGTCATCAGGGTATATTAGCATTGACCTTACTGACCGCTTTGCATTACCCTGAAGTGCTTTCTGCAGTCGCATTAAATTCTGCCGGTTGTTGTAGGAGAACTGGGCTGTGCTGTCGCTGAAGTTCGCTAAAAATAGAGGCCAATCCTCTGGATTGCCATCGAAGGTAGGTAGTGGGTGTAATTTTACGGCGGAACTCTCTACCAGCCACATTGGGTTTGATGACGACGATGCTTGCAACTCCGCTGGTGGTATTGTTTTTTGCGGTGCTGTCGGTGGAGGCTGTGAAAAATTGGTATATGTACCCGCAGTTGGAACGACATTACTAGCCTCTGCCTCGATCCGCTGTCGAAGCTGCTGCACCTCTATCTGACTACGACTCGTTTCGTTTCGAAGTTCTTTTACAGAGTCTCGAAGCGATGCAATGCTTGCCACCAAAGATGCCAGCGTTTCGTTTGCACCATGCGTCGGTGTGTATGCTGCGGTGCCCTCACCTATGTTCACTGCCGTAGTTTCTCCATCGGACCCGGTGTCGCTACCATTCGCTTGACCGGACGTAGTCCTTACTTTCTGACGAGTGTTCATATTaaaaagccaattaaaaaaaaacaatgaagatTTCTGAGGAAACAGTGCCGAACAGTTGCCTAAACCTTTATATGTTAGCCTGTATTTATACTGCCGACTGCCTTGACACCCTACACCTGTAACGCTGAAAAAACTCCTAGTATAAAACGAACAATTTATTTAATGTAAATGGATTAATGGCGAAATTCCAACAGGCTTTGAATCAAATTTACTTGCTTTGTAACTTACGACTTTATGACACTGACCAATTTGCACAGATTACCACCAAAtaacgaacgttgactatgatcacttgacggagaacaatcttgacaccaaataaacgatgacgttgactttgacttgacggagaacaattacgttgacttgacggagatttgcccagattaccaccaaataacgaacgttgactatgatcacttgacggagaacaattacgttgacaccaaataaacgatgacgttgaatttgacttgacggagaacaattacgttgacttgacggagatttgcccagattaccaccaaataacgaacgttgactatggccacttgacggagaacaattacgatgacaccaaataaacgaacgttgactatgatcacttgacggagaacaatcacgttgacaccaaataaacgatgacgttgactttgacCACTTGACGGAGATTTACACGAATTACTaccaaataaacgaacgttgactatggcCTGACCAatttgcacaaattataaacGATGACTTTGATTATGGCcacaccaaataaacgatgacgttgactatgaCCACTTTACGGGtatttgcacaaattataaacGAAGACGTTGACTATGACTTGACGGAGATATGCGCAAAAAATATAAACGTTGACGTTGACTTTGACCACTTGACGGAGATTTGCCCAGATTACCACCAAATaacgaacgttgactatggcCTGACCAATTTGTACAGATTACCACCAAAtaacgaacgttgactatgatcacttgacggagaacaattacgatgacaccaaataaacgaacgttgacAATGGCCTGACCAatttgcacaaattataaacgatgacgttgactttgaccacttgacggagaacaatttcgttgacaccaaataaacgatgacgttgactttgaccacttgacggagaacaattacgatgacaccaaataaacgaacgttgactatggcCTGACCAatttgcacaaattataaacgatgacgttgactatggccaccaaataaacgatgacgttgactatgaCCACTTTACGGAGATTTGTACAAATTACCACCaataaacgaacgttgactatgttcacttgacggagaacaataaCGTTaacaccaaataaacgatgacgttgactatgaCTTGACGGAGATATGCGCAAAAAatataaacgatgacgttgactatggccaccaaataaacgatgacgttgactatgaCCACTCTACGGAGATTTGTACAAATTACCACCAAAaaaacgaacgttgactatgatcacttgacggagaacaattacGATGATaccaaataaacgaacgttgactatgatcacttgacggagaacaatcacgttgacaccaaataaacgatgacgttgactttggCCACTTGACGGAGATTTACACGAATTACcaccaaataaacgaacgttgactatggcCTGACCAatttgcacaaattataaacGATGACTTTGATTATGGCcacaccaaataaacgatgacgttgactatgaCCACTTTACGGGTATTTGCACAAATTACCACCaataaacgaacgttgactatgttcacttgacggagaacaataacgttaacacaaaataaacgatgacgttgactatgaCCACTTTACGGAGAATTGTACAAATTACCACCAATAAACAAACGTTGACTTTGttcacttgacggagaacaataaCGTTaacaccaaataaacgatgacgttgactatgaCCACTTTACGGAGATTTGTACAAATTACCACCaataaacgaacgttgactatgttcacttgacggagaacaataaGGTTAACACCAAATTAAGCGGAGAACTCCGTGGTATAAGATTTAGGCCAGGCACAGTTCACGTTCACAAGTAATTTGTTGCATTAATTTATTTTACCGTGACGATTTGATCGAGTGCAAgggcaatttttttaaacttttatttcgACAACTTTAAATAAAAGGCGaaagttttttatgtatttagaTTACATTTAATTAACACggtaaaactttaaataaaatacaacagATTTAAAAGGCAATATTAACTTGACATGACGCGTTAAAAAAATTGCTGCCCTTGCTGGCCACTCGACTCGTCTTCTTTTCGATAACTGTGCTGCTGTTCAATTTGGTACCTGTATAAATACAAATGTGTGCACAATGAAAGAAGAGCAAAATCATACGATTATGCCGCTATGCATTGAAATTGCAGTAATGTTCAAAGCAATAAACAACATTAGCATGTATTTGTTATTGTATGGTTTTTTATGTTGGAAAGTGCACCGTAACTTGTATTAAAAAGGTAAATAACTGAGCAAACCCAGCAGACAATAAGATCAGCTCAGTAGCCCagcaatatattttaatttgcgttgtttgctaaatttattataaaatgacagggccaacttgccctggatactaaataagaaaagaagcttTTTCACAATTAAGATTTAACaactttatttaatattcaataaTTAAGTATGATAGTGGTTAGTATGAAAGCCCAGACGCAACTGCTCTCTGCGTagactgctgcttccttttataacatttcgtgcagctacattctgtagccagacatatgcgacgtctgggtgtgagtgtggccttgacttcccgcaggtgtcttacttggctggcatGTGTAATGAAAAAGTCTCACAAtattgtgaaatagaaatatcctgactccgctgcaatgtgcataggtactgacttggttcccataagtttaataaggttgcgcaatattgtcattgcgcgatatgaCGAAATGCACTTGGCCTTGAAGCGGGTGTTGAGttatgctgcttacaataattatgctaacgtagctgcaggtggcccatcaaacgtgggaataataattatgctgacacagctgcaggtggcccatggAACTGTGGGAAGAATAActatgctgacacagcggcaggtGGCCATCGGATtatgggaagaatgattatgctgacacagcggaACGTGTAAGAttcagcttgtgggaatccaacatTTTTCGTGCCGCCAGTGTGCTAACTTCTCCCCTTTTAAAGATTTACGTCTCGCGGATTAGTTGGCAAAGAAGGATTTTCGCCTCTTCGACTTAGCCGATTTGCAATGTTTATTTCAGGTAAGAGTATCCTTCCTGTGATCTTCCACCAAATGCACGAAATGAATAGCATAAGTAGCAATAAAAGAAGGAGCGTGCTGTTGGTGTAAATCGATGGCCTGCCATACTCAATGGCTTCGATAGCGTTGCTGTATGGGAGGACGTCGATTTCACTAACAATTTGCTTGACTTCTTCTTTGCTCAAAATGTTGCTGTTAACAATGCCAGCTTTAGCCATATGGCAGGCGCGGATTAACTCCTTTAAAATAGTTATTCTGTGCTGGATTTCTTGCTCTAATTTTTCCAGGTGCCTTCGATCAAGGACTTTGTTCGTGATGGTCACAATTCCATTTAGCTTCTGCAATAGTTACCTAGTCTTTTTGAAAATGGCATTGTTTACCTTGTATTGCTGTTCAGTATTTTCCTTGAGGACATTTTCGTTGCGAAGGACTTCGTCCCAGTCGGTGGCATCAGGTGAGCCAGCGATCCACTTCCAGGCAGACCCAATCCAGTTAATTGATCGTCTTGCTTTTTCGGATTTATATCCTCTTAGTTCGCTCAGGTGTATGCGGATTCTGTTCAATTGTGACCTCTGTCGATGATGTTGTTTCATTAAGTGTTTGTAGTGTTTGCTCTAGTCTGGTTGCTGCCAAGTCATATCGCTGCGGGTCAATGTTATGAATAAATTTGAAGTGCCCATCAATGATCCATGCGTATCCATCTCGCATATCTAGTGGTTAGTCTATCTAGAATATATAGCACGAGTGTACAGTTGCGCAGAGGCAGAtgctattaataaaataaagacCTTAATCTAATTTCATTGAGTTAATTTCATAAACTTTACCCCATACGTATATTTTAATTCTAATATTTATTTTCTAATCTAGGATTTTACACATTCATTCATACAGTGAATCAATTAAAGCTATGTAAAATTATAACCATAATTATTCTAGAATTTGTATACTAGTTGAGTTGCGTGGGTTGGAAAGGAAAGTAAGTATTAGTAATTCGAAAGAACAAttagattttgattttatttttaaaggatttttaagagtttttttgttttttttttttgggagccGTGAAGCAGTGTAACGAAATGACTCCGCTCTTTGTTTGGTGTTAGTTGTTAGTATGTTAGTTGTCTAGTGCTAGGTTAGttgtttctcttttcttttttctttttaacgcgcttttattagcgtggcctgtatctatctatgtatgtaacggaatctttgagcttagttttcaccggtttctggaagtctgattaatttgaagcttttcaTATGTATCAAGggctgatgacaatgcattaatgtgatggtgcggtgacataaggtcaacggccataaggtcaattggccttattaccactttgaatggccataagtttgattgaaactttgcacacgtatcaaggatcgatgacaatgcattaatatgatggtgtggtgacctaaggccaacggccataagatcaattggccttattagcactttgaattgccataattttgattgaaaatgtgcacacgtatcaaggctcgatgacaatgcattaatgtgatggtgtggtgacataaggtcaaccgc from Eurosta solidaginis isolate ZX-2024a chromosome 3, ASM4086904v1, whole genome shotgun sequence includes these protein-coding regions:
- the LOC137245934 gene encoding uncharacterized protein; the encoded protein is MNPMLLEQLVSKLPSSKQFEWSKYAANAPRFPTVDVFSNWLSDLAKVVATMPGVSNSSLRSSQQTLPQPRYNSQTNRQSGPNGGSARRVLHSNHEQLACPSRNEAHALPECQRFQSLDLVNKWSLVKQHRLCFGCLVKGHSLLNCRRRKQCSINGCKRMHHKMLHKDMGSSSTSSSDRERILNCRKDQVTSLFKVVPVTLSGPRGKMSVYAMFDEGSSVSLLEEDVATQLGLRGRVMPLTLQWYGDSQTTETARKMSLEIGEVNSRHTYSLKNVHTIKGLHLPKQSFEKSRFNHLKSLPIENYEDVEPVLLLGLDNCHLCLSNKVVEAGHDQPVAVETKLGWVVYGPHQQESVDMPRVLHIRKSESYKQLNNLMEEYFSNESFGVRSTKIVLESDENQRARKILLETTKNIGQRYEVGLLWRQDFTELPSSYAMAKQRLLKKGYARKLTQDEAAIENPKTWYLPHFGVVNPSKPGKLRIVFDAAAVTNSTSLNSALLKGPEQAQPLIAIIHKFRQGIIAVAGDIQEMFSQVRIIDKDQDSQRFLWRDGKLNEPISTYVMSSMIFGAICSPCCAEYIKNANAAKFETAMPGGSHAVIANTYVDDLVISFDSAEEALNITKEAIKINATAGFKLRNFICNNKEVQYKLNGENLDSNSELVKMDRNTKTEKVLGIYWNTTNDALEFQFQFHKIARDVLNGTRTPTKRELLGISM